In the genome of Microbacterium paraoxydans, the window GGGATGTACTGGAACTCGACCTCGGCGACGCCGGCCGGCTCGCCCCAGTAGTCGTCGTTGCGGGCGAAGGTGATCGTGCTGCCCTTGTTCCAGCGGGTGAGGGTGAACGGTCCCGTGCCGTTCTCCGCGGTCTTCAGATCGGTGGTGTCGCCCTTCTTGAAGACGAGGCCGGCCGGACCGGTGAGGGCGAAGAGGAAGTTCTGGTTCGGCTCGGACAGCACGATCTCGACGGTCGTGTCGTCCGGAGCGGAGATCGAGGAGACGGACGCGAACTCCGCGTTGCCCTGCACGGTCTCGTCGGTGCGGACGGTCTCGTAGGAGGAGACGACGTCGGCCGCCGTCAGAGGCGAGCCGTCGTGGAAGGTGATCCCGTCGTTGAGGGTGAAGGTGTAGGTGAGGCCATCGTCCGACACCTCGTAGTCCGAGGCGAGCCGCTCCACGACCTCGTTGTCCTGCGTGCGGCTGACCAGTCCCTCGTAGATGTTGTCGATGAGGATCTGCTCCAGCGCGGCACCGCTGGTGTGGCGGATGTCGAGGTTGGTGGGCTCGAGCACGAGACCGACGTGCAGGGTGGCGTCGGGGTCGGGTTCGCCGCCCGCCGACGGTGCAGGGTCGGCGGAGCCGGAGCAGGCGCTGAGGATCACGGCGGTGGCCGCGAGGGCGGAGATCAGCGCGAGGCGTCGATGACGTCGGAACATGGGTGTTTCCTCTCGGTGCGGCAGGTGCTGTGTGCCGGTGGGACGAGCCTAGGGTCGGGCGGGATGCGGCGCGGCGGCCGTGGAACGGAACGTCATATTCCGGCGGCGGCCGCGGAGCCGACGAGAGCGGCGAGGTCTCGGGGTGCCGTCTCCTGCACGTTGTGCGTGGCGTCCATCGCGACGACCCGCGCCTCCGGGAGGCGGCGCTGGAATTCCTCCGCGTCGGCAGCGCTCACGAAGCCGCGCTCGGCGCGGACGAGCGTGACGGGCGCAGTGACCGCCGCCAGGTCGTCCCAGCCGGTCTCATGCAGGACCGACGGTGCCGTCGCGGTGCCGGGGTCGTGGGCGGCCAGAGCGGTGGCGGCGAGGTGGGCGAAGTGGTGCTTCCACTCGACGCGGCCGTCCGCGCGGACACGGGTGTTGAGGAAGACGCCGCGCTCGGTCTCGGGGCGAGTGCCGCCGAACCCCAGGGCCATCGCCTTGTCGACGAGCTCGTCGCGGGTCGCGAAGTCCGTGGGCCCGGCGTAGAACTCCCGGAGCGCCGCGGGGCCGGCGGACACGTCGATCCCGGGAGTGATGTCGACGACGATCAGAGCGGCCACGAGGTCGGGCCGCGCCGCGGCGACGGCGGCGCCGGTGAGACCGCCGAGCGACTGTCCCACCAGGATCTGCGGCGCGGAGACCCACGCGTCCAGAGCGGCGACGACGTCGGCGGCGAGGGTGCGGGGGGAGTAGTCCGCGTCGTCGCGCCAGGAGGAGTCGCCGTGGCCGGCGAGGTCGATCGCCAGGAGCGGCTGCCCCAGCGCCAGCGCCGTCGTGTCCCAGGTGTGAGCGTTCAGACCGGCGCCGTGCAGCAGAGTGATGCGCGGCGGCTCGGACCCGAAGTGCAGCCCGCTCACGACGCGACCCTCGGGGAGGGGGAGCGTCAGGCGCTCCACGGTCGGAAGCGGCACGCCGAGCGCGTCGGCCTGCGCGGGAAGATAGGAGAACTCGCTGGTGTCGATCGCCACGCGGCTATTCTGCGCCCCGATTCGACCTCACAGGAAATGTCGGAGCAAAGTGACAAGATGAAAGATGATAAGGCAGCGCGATATGCAGAGAAACAGCGCTCGCAGGTTCGCAGTCTGCATTTCAGTGAGGCCGGTCGCGCACCGTCTCCCGCGCCCGGCGCCGAATATCATGGAGGTATGACCGAACAGCGCGTGCACCTGTCCAAGACGGAGCCTGCGGCCTACCAGGCCCTCGACGCCTTCTCGAAGACGGTCGGCGCGATCTGCGCCGAGAACGGGATCGACGATCGCCTGGAGGAGATCGTCATGATCCACTGCTCGCAGCTGAACGGCTGCAGCTATTGCACGCGGGTGCACGTGGACCGGGCGGTCGCCGCAGGACTGGATGTCGACACGATCAGCCAGATCTCGGTGTGGCGCGAGAGCGGTGTGTTCAGTGATCGGGAGCGTGCCGCGCTCGAACTGGCGGAAGCCTTCACGTTCATCGCGGAGGACGGCATCTCCGACGAGGTCTACGACCTGGTGGGGAGCGTGTTCACCGAGAAGGAGTACGCCGCGTTGAGCTGGGCATGCGTGTCGATCAACGCCTTCAACCGCATCGTCATCGCCGGGCGCTATCCGGTGCCCCCGCGCGGCTCCCAGGCGGGGGCGTGACGATCCTCGACGTCGAGGGCGTCACGAACGTCCGGGACGTCGGCGGGATCCCCGCGGAGGGTGGGCGCATCCGCCCCGGCGTCCTGCTGCGCTCCGGTCAGCTCTCCACCGCGACGACGAACGGCGCCGCGCTCCTGAGGTCTGCGGTGCGCCACATCGTCGACCTCCGCGACGGGGAGGAGGTCGCCGCGGAGCCGAGCGAGATCGAGGGCCCGGAGACGACTCATCTGCCTTTGTTCCTCGGGTCCGTGCGCTCCTTCTTCGAATCCGACACGAGCCTCGACGACCTGTACCTGCATCTCCTGGAGGAGAGTGGGGAGCGCCTGGTCGCCGCTGTCCGGGTGATCGCCGCGGGGGAGCCGACCCTGGTGCACTGCACGGTGGGCAAGGACCGCACGGGTGTGACGGTCGCGTTGGCGCTCTCGGCGGTCGGCGCCGATCGGGA includes:
- a CDS encoding alpha/beta fold hydrolase; protein product: MAIDTSEFSYLPAQADALGVPLPTVERLTLPLPEGRVVSGLHFGSEPPRITLLHGAGLNAHTWDTTALALGQPLLAIDLAGHGDSSWRDDADYSPRTLAADVVAALDAWVSAPQILVGQSLGGLTGAAVAAARPDLVAALIVVDITPGIDVSAGPAALREFYAGPTDFATRDELVDKAMALGFGGTRPETERGVFLNTRVRADGRVEWKHHFAHLAATALAAHDPGTATAPSVLHETGWDDLAAVTAPVTLVRAERGFVSAADAEEFQRRLPEARVVAMDATHNVQETAPRDLAALVGSAAAAGI
- a CDS encoding carboxymuconolactone decarboxylase family protein, with amino-acid sequence MTEQRVHLSKTEPAAYQALDAFSKTVGAICAENGIDDRLEEIVMIHCSQLNGCSYCTRVHVDRAVAAGLDVDTISQISVWRESGVFSDRERAALELAEAFTFIAEDGISDEVYDLVGSVFTEKEYAALSWACVSINAFNRIVIAGRYPVPPRGSQAGA
- a CDS encoding tyrosine-protein phosphatase, which translates into the protein MTILDVEGVTNVRDVGGIPAEGGRIRPGVLLRSGQLSTATTNGAALLRSAVRHIVDLRDGEEVAAEPSEIEGPETTHLPLFLGSVRSFFESDTSLDDLYLHLLEESGERLVAAVRVIAAGEPTLVHCTVGKDRTGVTVALALSAVGADRDAVIADYALTESQLPAERSRRIAAYLRSQHPEAVHAVDLATRSPAEVMRRLLAQVDERWGSAAGYLRANGMTERELTALREALVEPVTEERVVEG